The Meriones unguiculatus strain TT.TT164.6M chromosome 1, Bangor_MerUng_6.1, whole genome shotgun sequence genome has a segment encoding these proteins:
- the Garin5a gene encoding Golgi-associated RAB2 interactor protein 5A isoform X7, which yields MKGGRDLKSGPRGTDRPLFPAYAPCRPGRLQRHLLSGEFDQLRDFPIFESNFVQVTRFGEVANKVTMGVAASSPALELPDLLLLAGPDKESGRLQLLGLFPLQFVQLFVHDESRQQLKVKFRTGRAFYLQLLAPPETLDLEFGRWVRLLYRLRFHSPACAVPFTHEDTAPEDEEDDDDYEEEAKEGQFRPPELQGTEARLDPQVSELWGL from the exons ATGAAGGGCGGGCGCGATCTTAAATCGGGCCCCCGCGGAACAG ACCGCCCCCTGTTTCCAGCCTATGCCCCGTGCCGCCCTGGGCGCCTCCAGCGCCACCTCCTGAGCGGCGAGTTCGATCAGCTGCGAGACTTCCCCATCTTTGAAAGCAACTTCGTGCAG GTGACCCGGTTTGGAGAAGTCGCCAACAAGGTCACCATGGGGGTGGCAGCCTCTAGTCCAGCTCTGGAGCTGCCAGACCTGCTGTTGCTGGCCGGCCCTGACAAGGAGAGTGGACGCCTGCAGCTCCTCGG GCTGTTCCCCTTGCAATTCGTGCAGCTGTTTGTGCACGATGAGAGCCGCCAGCAGCTCAAGGTCAAGTTCCGCACAGGCCGTGCCTTCTACCTGCAGCTGCTAGCACCGCCAGAGACCCTGGACCTCGAGTTCGGCCGCTGGGTGCGATTGCTCTACCGCCTGCGCTTCCACTCGCCCGCCTGTGCGGTACCCTTCACCCACGAGGACACGGcgcctgaggatgaggaggacgATGACGACTATGAGGAGGAGGCCAAGGAAGGGCAGTTTCGGCCTCCGGAG CTTCAAGGCACAGAGGCCAGACTGGACCCGCAGGTCTCAGAACTCTGGGGCCTCTGA
- the Garin5a gene encoding Golgi-associated RAB2 interactor protein 5A isoform X4 codes for MKGGRDLKSGPRGTAYAPCRPGRLQRHLLSGEFDQLRDFPIFESNFVQVTRFGEVANKVTMGVAASSPALELPDLLLLAGPDKESGRLQLLGLFPLQFVQLFVHDESRQQLKVKFRTGRAFYLQLLAPPETLDLEFGRWVRLLYRLRFHSPACAVPFTHEDTAPEDEEDDDDYEEEAKEGQFRPPEVRAGQRALGCWARKYGKGPGRPAGPWTPGTEGERKVGAWTSESEEAEPDLYPWT; via the exons ATGAAGGGCGGGCGCGATCTTAAATCGGGCCCCCGCGGAACAG CCTATGCCCCGTGCCGCCCTGGGCGCCTCCAGCGCCACCTCCTGAGCGGCGAGTTCGATCAGCTGCGAGACTTCCCCATCTTTGAAAGCAACTTCGTGCAG GTGACCCGGTTTGGAGAAGTCGCCAACAAGGTCACCATGGGGGTGGCAGCCTCTAGTCCAGCTCTGGAGCTGCCAGACCTGCTGTTGCTGGCCGGCCCTGACAAGGAGAGTGGACGCCTGCAGCTCCTCGG GCTGTTCCCCTTGCAATTCGTGCAGCTGTTTGTGCACGATGAGAGCCGCCAGCAGCTCAAGGTCAAGTTCCGCACAGGCCGTGCCTTCTACCTGCAGCTGCTAGCACCGCCAGAGACCCTGGACCTCGAGTTCGGCCGCTGGGTGCGATTGCTCTACCGCCTGCGCTTCCACTCGCCCGCCTGTGCGGTACCCTTCACCCACGAGGACACGGcgcctgaggatgaggaggacgATGACGACTATGAGGAGGAGGCCAAGGAAGGGCAGTTTCGGCCTCCGGAGGTGAGGGCGGGACAGCGAGCCCTGGGATGTTGGGCCAGGAAATATGGAAAGGGACCAGGTAGGCCTGCTGGACCCTGGACGCCTGGgactgagggagaaaggaaggttgGGGCCTGGACCTCTGAGTCTGAGGAAGCAGAACCAGACTTGTATCCCTGGACCTGA
- the Garin5a gene encoding Golgi-associated RAB2 interactor protein 5A isoform X6, with amino-acid sequence MGPAMRRPLPRVRPLSGDSYLSSWGGCQPFAPADRPLFPAYAPCRPGRLQRHLLSGEFDQLRDFPIFESNFVQVTRFGEVANKVTMGVAASSPALELPDLLLLAGPDKESGRLQLLGLFPLQFVQLFVHDESRQQLKVKFRTGRAFYLQLLAPPETLDLEFGRWVRLLYRLRFHSPACAVPFTHEDTAPEDEEDDDDYEEEAKEGQFRPPE; translated from the exons ATGGGACCGGCAATGCGGAGGCCTCTGCCTCGCGTGCGCCCCCTGTCCGGGGACTCGTACCTGTCCTCCTGGGGTGGATGCCAGCCCTTCGCTCCTGCAGACCGCCCCCTGTTTCCAGCCTATGCCCCGTGCCGCCCTGGGCGCCTCCAGCGCCACCTCCTGAGCGGCGAGTTCGATCAGCTGCGAGACTTCCCCATCTTTGAAAGCAACTTCGTGCAG GTGACCCGGTTTGGAGAAGTCGCCAACAAGGTCACCATGGGGGTGGCAGCCTCTAGTCCAGCTCTGGAGCTGCCAGACCTGCTGTTGCTGGCCGGCCCTGACAAGGAGAGTGGACGCCTGCAGCTCCTCGG GCTGTTCCCCTTGCAATTCGTGCAGCTGTTTGTGCACGATGAGAGCCGCCAGCAGCTCAAGGTCAAGTTCCGCACAGGCCGTGCCTTCTACCTGCAGCTGCTAGCACCGCCAGAGACCCTGGACCTCGAGTTCGGCCGCTGGGTGCGATTGCTCTACCGCCTGCGCTTCCACTCGCCCGCCTGTGCGGTACCCTTCACCCACGAGGACACGGcgcctgaggatgaggaggacgATGACGACTATGAGGAGGAGGCCAAGGAAGGGCAGTTTCGGCCTCCGGAG TAG
- the Garin5a gene encoding Golgi-associated RAB2 interactor protein 5A isoform X2, which produces MGPAMRRPLPRVRPLSGDSYLSSWGGCQPFAPADRPLFPAYAPCRPGRLQRHLLSGEFDQLRDFPIFESNFVQVTRFGEVANKVTMGVAASSPALELPDLLLLAGPDKESGRLQLLGLFPLQFVQLFVHDESRQQLKVKFRTGRAFYLQLLAPPETLDLEFGRWVRLLYRLRFHSPACAVPFTHEDTAPEDEEDDDDYEEEAKEGQFRPPESGQLQPAADQMLGLAAKHGTELQGSCGSVGGKMEGPGGDRNLTRRPRDN; this is translated from the exons ATGGGACCGGCAATGCGGAGGCCTCTGCCTCGCGTGCGCCCCCTGTCCGGGGACTCGTACCTGTCCTCCTGGGGTGGATGCCAGCCCTTCGCTCCTGCAGACCGCCCCCTGTTTCCAGCCTATGCCCCGTGCCGCCCTGGGCGCCTCCAGCGCCACCTCCTGAGCGGCGAGTTCGATCAGCTGCGAGACTTCCCCATCTTTGAAAGCAACTTCGTGCAG GTGACCCGGTTTGGAGAAGTCGCCAACAAGGTCACCATGGGGGTGGCAGCCTCTAGTCCAGCTCTGGAGCTGCCAGACCTGCTGTTGCTGGCCGGCCCTGACAAGGAGAGTGGACGCCTGCAGCTCCTCGG GCTGTTCCCCTTGCAATTCGTGCAGCTGTTTGTGCACGATGAGAGCCGCCAGCAGCTCAAGGTCAAGTTCCGCACAGGCCGTGCCTTCTACCTGCAGCTGCTAGCACCGCCAGAGACCCTGGACCTCGAGTTCGGCCGCTGGGTGCGATTGCTCTACCGCCTGCGCTTCCACTCGCCCGCCTGTGCGGTACCCTTCACCCACGAGGACACGGcgcctgaggatgaggaggacgATGACGACTATGAGGAGGAGGCCAAGGAAGGGCAGTTTCGGCCTCCGGAG TCTGGGCAGCTCCAGCCAGCAGCGGatcagatgctgggacttgcagccaagcatgggactGAGCTCcaagggtcctgtggaagtgttgggggaaagatggaaggacctggaggggacaggaacctcacaagaagaccaagagacaactaa
- the Garin5a gene encoding Golgi-associated RAB2 interactor protein 5A isoform X3, protein MKGGRDLKSGPRGTDRPLFPAYAPCRPGRLQRHLLSGEFDQLRDFPIFESNFVQVTRFGEVANKVTMGVAASSPALELPDLLLLAGPDKESGRLQLLGLFPLQFVQLFVHDESRQQLKVKFRTGRAFYLQLLAPPETLDLEFGRWVRLLYRLRFHSPACAVPFTHEDTAPEDEEDDDDYEEEAKEGQFRPPEVRAGQRALGCWARKYGKGPGRPAGPWTPGTEGERKVGAWTSESEEAEPDLYPWT, encoded by the exons ATGAAGGGCGGGCGCGATCTTAAATCGGGCCCCCGCGGAACAG ACCGCCCCCTGTTTCCAGCCTATGCCCCGTGCCGCCCTGGGCGCCTCCAGCGCCACCTCCTGAGCGGCGAGTTCGATCAGCTGCGAGACTTCCCCATCTTTGAAAGCAACTTCGTGCAG GTGACCCGGTTTGGAGAAGTCGCCAACAAGGTCACCATGGGGGTGGCAGCCTCTAGTCCAGCTCTGGAGCTGCCAGACCTGCTGTTGCTGGCCGGCCCTGACAAGGAGAGTGGACGCCTGCAGCTCCTCGG GCTGTTCCCCTTGCAATTCGTGCAGCTGTTTGTGCACGATGAGAGCCGCCAGCAGCTCAAGGTCAAGTTCCGCACAGGCCGTGCCTTCTACCTGCAGCTGCTAGCACCGCCAGAGACCCTGGACCTCGAGTTCGGCCGCTGGGTGCGATTGCTCTACCGCCTGCGCTTCCACTCGCCCGCCTGTGCGGTACCCTTCACCCACGAGGACACGGcgcctgaggatgaggaggacgATGACGACTATGAGGAGGAGGCCAAGGAAGGGCAGTTTCGGCCTCCGGAGGTGAGGGCGGGACAGCGAGCCCTGGGATGTTGGGCCAGGAAATATGGAAAGGGACCAGGTAGGCCTGCTGGACCCTGGACGCCTGGgactgagggagaaaggaaggttgGGGCCTGGACCTCTGAGTCTGAGGAAGCAGAACCAGACTTGTATCCCTGGACCTGA
- the Garin5a gene encoding Golgi-associated RAB2 interactor protein 5A isoform X1: MGPAMRRPLPRVRPLSGDSYLSSWGGCQPFAPADRPLFPAYAPCRPGRLQRHLLSGEFDQLRDFPIFESNFVQVTRFGEVANKVTMGVAASSPALELPDLLLLAGPDKESGRLQLLGLFPLQFVQLFVHDESRQQLKVKFRTGRAFYLQLLAPPETLDLEFGRWVRLLYRLRFHSPACAVPFTHEDTAPEDEEDDDDYEEEAKEGQFRPPEVRAGQRALGCWARKYGKGPGRPAGPWTPGTEGERKVGAWTSESEEAEPDLYPWT; encoded by the exons ATGGGACCGGCAATGCGGAGGCCTCTGCCTCGCGTGCGCCCCCTGTCCGGGGACTCGTACCTGTCCTCCTGGGGTGGATGCCAGCCCTTCGCTCCTGCAGACCGCCCCCTGTTTCCAGCCTATGCCCCGTGCCGCCCTGGGCGCCTCCAGCGCCACCTCCTGAGCGGCGAGTTCGATCAGCTGCGAGACTTCCCCATCTTTGAAAGCAACTTCGTGCAG GTGACCCGGTTTGGAGAAGTCGCCAACAAGGTCACCATGGGGGTGGCAGCCTCTAGTCCAGCTCTGGAGCTGCCAGACCTGCTGTTGCTGGCCGGCCCTGACAAGGAGAGTGGACGCCTGCAGCTCCTCGG GCTGTTCCCCTTGCAATTCGTGCAGCTGTTTGTGCACGATGAGAGCCGCCAGCAGCTCAAGGTCAAGTTCCGCACAGGCCGTGCCTTCTACCTGCAGCTGCTAGCACCGCCAGAGACCCTGGACCTCGAGTTCGGCCGCTGGGTGCGATTGCTCTACCGCCTGCGCTTCCACTCGCCCGCCTGTGCGGTACCCTTCACCCACGAGGACACGGcgcctgaggatgaggaggacgATGACGACTATGAGGAGGAGGCCAAGGAAGGGCAGTTTCGGCCTCCGGAGGTGAGGGCGGGACAGCGAGCCCTGGGATGTTGGGCCAGGAAATATGGAAAGGGACCAGGTAGGCCTGCTGGACCCTGGACGCCTGGgactgagggagaaaggaaggttgGGGCCTGGACCTCTGAGTCTGAGGAAGCAGAACCAGACTTGTATCCCTGGACCTGA
- the Garin5a gene encoding Golgi-associated RAB2 interactor protein 5A isoform X5, with protein MGPAMRRPLPRVRPLSGDSYLSSWGGCQPFAPADRPLFPAYAPCRPGRLQRHLLSGEFDQLRDFPIFESNFVQVTRFGEVANKVTMGVAASSPALELPDLLLLAGPDKESGRLQLLGLFPLQFVQLFVHDESRQQLKVKFRTGRAFYLQLLAPPETLDLEFGRWVRLLYRLRFHSPACAVPFTHEDTAPEDEEDDDDYEEEAKEGQFRPPELQGTEARLDPQVSELWGL; from the exons ATGGGACCGGCAATGCGGAGGCCTCTGCCTCGCGTGCGCCCCCTGTCCGGGGACTCGTACCTGTCCTCCTGGGGTGGATGCCAGCCCTTCGCTCCTGCAGACCGCCCCCTGTTTCCAGCCTATGCCCCGTGCCGCCCTGGGCGCCTCCAGCGCCACCTCCTGAGCGGCGAGTTCGATCAGCTGCGAGACTTCCCCATCTTTGAAAGCAACTTCGTGCAG GTGACCCGGTTTGGAGAAGTCGCCAACAAGGTCACCATGGGGGTGGCAGCCTCTAGTCCAGCTCTGGAGCTGCCAGACCTGCTGTTGCTGGCCGGCCCTGACAAGGAGAGTGGACGCCTGCAGCTCCTCGG GCTGTTCCCCTTGCAATTCGTGCAGCTGTTTGTGCACGATGAGAGCCGCCAGCAGCTCAAGGTCAAGTTCCGCACAGGCCGTGCCTTCTACCTGCAGCTGCTAGCACCGCCAGAGACCCTGGACCTCGAGTTCGGCCGCTGGGTGCGATTGCTCTACCGCCTGCGCTTCCACTCGCCCGCCTGTGCGGTACCCTTCACCCACGAGGACACGGcgcctgaggatgaggaggacgATGACGACTATGAGGAGGAGGCCAAGGAAGGGCAGTTTCGGCCTCCGGAG CTTCAAGGCACAGAGGCCAGACTGGACCCGCAGGTCTCAGAACTCTGGGGCCTCTGA
- the Garin5a gene encoding Golgi-associated RAB2 interactor protein 5A isoform X8: MGVAASSPALELPDLLLLAGPDKESGRLQLLGLFPLQFVQLFVHDESRQQLKVKFRTGRAFYLQLLAPPETLDLEFGRWVRLLYRLRFHSPACAVPFTHEDTAPEDEEDDDDYEEEAKEGQFRPPEVRAGQRALGCWARKYGKGPGRPAGPWTPGTEGERKVGAWTSESEEAEPDLYPWT, translated from the exons ATGGGGGTGGCAGCCTCTAGTCCAGCTCTGGAGCTGCCAGACCTGCTGTTGCTGGCCGGCCCTGACAAGGAGAGTGGACGCCTGCAGCTCCTCGG GCTGTTCCCCTTGCAATTCGTGCAGCTGTTTGTGCACGATGAGAGCCGCCAGCAGCTCAAGGTCAAGTTCCGCACAGGCCGTGCCTTCTACCTGCAGCTGCTAGCACCGCCAGAGACCCTGGACCTCGAGTTCGGCCGCTGGGTGCGATTGCTCTACCGCCTGCGCTTCCACTCGCCCGCCTGTGCGGTACCCTTCACCCACGAGGACACGGcgcctgaggatgaggaggacgATGACGACTATGAGGAGGAGGCCAAGGAAGGGCAGTTTCGGCCTCCGGAGGTGAGGGCGGGACAGCGAGCCCTGGGATGTTGGGCCAGGAAATATGGAAAGGGACCAGGTAGGCCTGCTGGACCCTGGACGCCTGGgactgagggagaaaggaaggttgGGGCCTGGACCTCTGAGTCTGAGGAAGCAGAACCAGACTTGTATCCCTGGACCTGA